Proteins encoded together in one bacterium window:
- a CDS encoding tRNA-dihydrouridine synthase, with the protein MEDAGEPALTVHCRTRKVGHSGDADWAWIPKVKEVVSLPVFLNGDLHKT; encoded by the coding sequence ATGGAAGATGCCGGTGAGCCAGCATTGACTGTCCATTGCAGAACGAGGAAAGTTGGTCATAGTGGCGATGCAGATTGGGCTTGGATTCCGAAAGTCAAAGAAGTAGTAAGTCTTCCGGTTTTCCTTAACGGAGATCTGCACAAGACGTAA
- a CDS encoding stage II sporulation protein M yields the protein MREVTFLKKNAEKWKEVEQFLALKENVNPDKLADLFIELTDDLSYSRTFYPESKTTQYLNSLTARIHQSIYKSKKERKERFLRFWKYEAPLLFYKHRMKIIISFSIFFLSMLIGIVSSAGDSGFVRLIMGDSYVNMTLENIDKGDPLAVYKQMNGVDMFLGITFNNIRVSFIAFMFGLLLSFGTGWILMSNGIMLGAFQYFFHIHDLLFESILVIWIHGTLEISAIIIAGAAGLVLGNSILFPGTYSRRQSFMISAKEGLKMIVSLIPIFMTAGFLESFVTRHTGMPMILSLTIILSSLAFVIWYFFIYPNKLFKSIEVANESGKN from the coding sequence TTGAGAGAAGTTACATTCCTTAAAAAGAATGCTGAGAAATGGAAAGAAGTTGAACAGTTTCTTGCCTTAAAAGAAAATGTCAATCCTGATAAACTTGCTGATCTTTTCATAGAATTAACCGATGATCTTTCTTACTCCAGAACTTTTTATCCCGAAAGCAAAACAACACAATACTTAAATTCTCTCACCGCACGTATTCATCAATCAATCTATAAAAGTAAAAAAGAAAGAAAGGAAAGATTCCTTAGATTCTGGAAATATGAAGCACCCTTACTTTTTTACAAGCATAGAATGAAGATAATTATTTCTTTCTCGATATTTTTTCTTTCAATGCTTATTGGCATTGTTTCATCTGCAGGTGATTCTGGTTTTGTCCGACTTATTATGGGCGACAGTTATGTTAATATGACTCTTGAAAATATTGACAAGGGTGATCCGCTGGCTGTTTATAAACAGATGAATGGGGTTGATATGTTCCTCGGCATAACATTCAATAATATCAGAGTTTCATTCATTGCATTTATGTTTGGTCTGCTGCTCTCATTTGGAACTGGCTGGATATTAATGTCAAACGGAATAATGTTAGGAGCATTTCAATATTTCTTTCACATACACGATCTTTTGTTTGAATCTATTCTTGTAATCTGGATACATGGAACTCTCGAAATATCTGCAATAATCATTGCCGGAGCTGCAGGTTTGGTTCTTGGCAACAGTATTTTATTTCCGGGGACTTATTCACGCAGGCAGTCATTTATGATTTCCGCTAAGGAAGGATTAAAGATGATTGTAAGTCTCATTCCAATATTCATGACAGCAGGATTTCTTGAATCATTTGTAACGAGGCATACGGGTATGCCAATGATTTTAAGTTTAACAATTATTTTAAGTTCATTGGCATTTGTTATCTGGTATTTTTTTATTTACCCAAATAAATTATTTAAAAGTATTGAGGTTGCGAATGAATCAGGCAAAAATTGA
- a CDS encoding enoyl-CoA hydratase/isomerase family protein: MIKYELENEIGILTLNRPEKRNSLHPELVSQMKSKLMEAGDDDSVKVVIITGEGKAFCAGADLEYHNEMRNYSSLDNEKDSRELADLFLMIYNFPKPVIAAVNGAAIAGGCGLASVCDIIVADEKNAKFGYSEVKIGFIPAIVSTFLIRRVGEGMAKQLLLSGDIIEAKRAYEIGFVNYLFNNALEFSLNLSSKIKTNSESSMIMTKDLIRKVSNLSIEESVEYCIGLNTISRTTDDFKKGLNKFLNKK, encoded by the coding sequence ATGATAAAATATGAACTCGAAAACGAAATCGGGATTTTAACTCTCAATCGTCCTGAAAAAAGAAATTCACTTCATCCCGAATTGGTAAGTCAGATGAAGTCAAAGCTAATGGAAGCAGGTGATGATGATTCGGTTAAAGTCGTGATTATTACAGGTGAGGGAAAAGCTTTCTGTGCAGGTGCAGATCTTGAATACCATAATGAGATGAGGAATTATTCATCATTAGATAACGAAAAAGATTCCCGGGAACTAGCCGATTTATTTTTAATGATATATAATTTCCCGAAGCCAGTTATTGCTGCAGTAAACGGAGCAGCCATCGCTGGCGGGTGCGGACTGGCTTCTGTATGCGATATAATCGTTGCTGACGAAAAAAATGCAAAGTTTGGTTATTCAGAAGTAAAAATTGGATTCATACCTGCTATCGTTTCAACATTTCTAATTAGAAGAGTTGGTGAAGGAATGGCAAAACAATTGTTACTGTCCGGTGATATAATTGAAGCCAAACGAGCTTATGAGATTGGATTCGTTAACTACTTATTTAACAATGCATTAGAATTTTCTTTGAATTTATCGTCTAAAATTAAAACGAACTCAGAATCCAGTATGATAATGACAAAGGATTTGATCAGAAAGGTGTCGAATTTATCAATCGAAGAATCAGTTGAATATTGTATCGGTCTAAATACAATCAGCCGCACAACTGATGATTTTAAAAAAGGCTTAAACAAATTTCTTAATAAAAAATAG
- a CDS encoding adenine phosphoribosyltransferase, with protein sequence MPADLKKYIRSIRDFPIKGIMFRDITTLLKDPVAVKETLNLLLSHAEDKKVDKVVGVESRGFIFGAMLANQLNAGFVPVRKPGKLPAEKESQTYQLEYGLDKIEIHKDAISKGDKVLIHDDLLATGGTAEAACKLVEKLGGEVVLVSFIIELSFLNGREKLRNYNVNSLINYEDEN encoded by the coding sequence ATGCCAGCAGACCTTAAAAAATACATCCGGAGCATCCGGGATTTTCCGATCAAAGGAATTATGTTCCGGGATATTACTACACTGTTAAAAGACCCCGTAGCTGTAAAGGAAACGCTGAATCTATTGCTATCCCATGCAGAAGATAAAAAGGTTGATAAAGTAGTTGGAGTTGAATCACGAGGCTTCATATTTGGAGCGATGTTGGCAAATCAATTAAATGCTGGCTTTGTTCCTGTAAGAAAACCTGGAAAGCTTCCGGCAGAAAAGGAATCACAAACCTATCAGTTAGAGTATGGACTGGACAAAATAGAAATACACAAAGATGCAATCAGCAAAGGTGATAAAGTTTTAATTCATGATGATCTTCTTGCTACCGGTGGGACAGCCGAAGCTGCCTGTAAATTAGTAGAAAAGCTTGGCGGTGAAGTTGTCCTTGTCTCATTCATAATTGAGTTGTCGTTTCTTAATGGGCGCGAAAAACTTAGAAATTACAATGTGAATTCACTCATTAATTATGAAGATGAAAACTAG
- a CDS encoding phosphatase PAP2 family protein → MRLVRICGTDHFICCSSKAKKIVDLDASIKEERTVPFVISVGFYLIGLILLINFNVHIISIAFWFCYISNTLVTILINKYWKISAHAMGAAGPLAAVTYAFGPIALIFSIIVLLVGWSRIQLKVHTSAQVIAGILFGFISVYLQMYFIVRLFE, encoded by the coding sequence TTGCGTCTTGTTAGGATTTGCGGCACCGATCATTTTATTTGTTGTTCTTCGAAAGCGAAAAAAATTGTTGACCTTGATGCGTCTATAAAGGAAGAAAGAACAGTACCATTTGTAATCTCAGTCGGATTTTATTTAATTGGACTGATCCTGCTGATAAACTTTAATGTTCATATTATTTCAATCGCATTTTGGTTTTGTTATATTTCCAATACGTTAGTTACAATCTTAATTAACAAATACTGGAAAATCAGTGCGCATGCCATGGGTGCTGCAGGTCCATTGGCTGCAGTGACGTATGCTTTCGGACCGATAGCTTTAATATTCTCAATTATAGTTCTATTAGTTGGATGGTCTAGGATTCAATTGAAAGTGCACACATCTGCACAGGTGATAGCTGGTATACTATTTGGCTTTATCTCAGTGTATTTGCAAATGTATTTTATTGTTCGTTTGTTTGAATAA
- a CDS encoding tRNA-dihydrouridine synthase, which yields MQIYGANIESMVVLLKLQRQKILDLIDINAGCWVKNVVGCGAGSAFLKDPPYMQELVREVVDSTSLPVTVKTRLGWDENSIQILEVAREWKMPVSQH from the coding sequence ATTCAGATTTACGGTGCAAATATTGAATCAATGGTGGTGTTGCTAAAATTGCAGAGGCAGAAAATCCTGGATTTGATTGATATTAATGCGGGCTGTTGGGTAAAGAATGTTGTCGGATGTGGAGCTGGTTCTGCATTTCTAAAAGATCCTCCATATATGCAAGAACTAGTTAGAGAAGTTGTGGACTCGACTTCATTACCAGTAACTGTAAAAACAAGATTGGGCTGGGATGAAAACAGTATCCAGATTCTTGAAGTAGCAAGAGAATGGAAGATGCCGGTGAGCCAGCATTGA